In the genome of Arachis ipaensis cultivar K30076 unplaced genomic scaffold, Araip1.1 Aipa1107, whole genome shotgun sequence, the window NNtttttttgtattgcaaatgtgaatgtctctatttctttaaaaatttcatattttttttaaattttatagatatttaattatttttgctaaaatataactagatatttcttttgttaagtattcggatgttttttttcatattaaatgaatatttttttataattttgtaattGTGTAGTTTGCAGTCTCTTTAATCATCAAAACAGCACCTAATATCCCAAAACGCAGAAAACAACGTCTGCAACAAACCCCTAATTACAAACATGTatgttaaatacaaaataaaaactcCATCATCCACCATCCTTCTCACTAACATTATAGCACCATCCACCTTTGAATCCATTCACTTCCCTCCCCACCTTGCTTACCACCCCAACGATCTCGTGCCCCGGAACAACCGGGTACCTAGTGATTCCCCATTCATTTTTGACGTAGTGAATGTCCGTGTGGCAAATCCCGCAGTACAAGATCTCTATGCTCACGTCATTAACACC includes:
- the LOC110268612 gene encoding probable cinnamyl alcohol dehydrogenase 6, encoding MAETTPNHTQTVFGWAAHDSSGNITPYTFKRRENGVNDVSIEILYCGICHTDIHYVKNEWGITRYPVVPGHEIVGVVSKVGREVNGFKGGWCYNVSEKDGG